Below is a window of Cytophagaceae bacterium DNA.
TATTAATTTTATAGGTTTTTGAATTAGGAATATCCTGAAAAAACACTTCACCTGCTGCATTTACAGCAGTCCCTTCAGTAAAGCCATAATTTTCACCCACCAAAGTCCAGTCCTCATTTTCTATCAAAATATCATTGAGAAACTGATTTTTTGTGGCACCTGCTGTAATTTTTTTAGGATAATCCCGCCATAACCACCTCATGGCCTCTGCAAATACTGCAGTTCCATGCTGGTTATTGTGTGCCCCTTCGCCCCACACATGTTTGACATCATATCCGGCAAATAGTAGTGATCTCTCCATGGTTTCATTTGCTTTCCACCAATCTCCGGCATAGATATTTAAATCATTGGAGCCATCCTGAAAAAATACTCTGATTGACTTTGGTTCATATTTCCTGATTAAAGTGGGGTATCGGTCGGCTCCTCTTAGTCCAACATAAGTACCAATTGCACTGAATACTCTTGAAAACTCATTGGGTCTTTCCCAGGCAGCAGTAAACGCACATACCGCTCCACTGCTGGAACCACCGATGGCCCGGTCGTTTCCATTAGTAGAAAGTTTAATGATTTTTCCGTCTTTAGTTTTCAGTTTTTCTACCTCAGGAAATACTTCTTCAAGTAGAAATCGGGCATAACTATCTCCCAATCCATCGTATTCGAAACTTCGGTTATAGCGGTTTAATGCCTGCTCCGGGTTAAGTGCTTTTACCTGTCCCGGAGTAATAAATACGCCAATCGTGACAGGCATGGCCTTTTCCGAAATCAGATTGTCAAAAATGGTTGGGGCTTTCCATTGCACTCCATCCTGGTTTACATATACGCAAGCAGGGGTATTGGATTGATATTGAGCCGGGACATAAACACTTATTTCACGGGTAGTTCCTGGAAATATTTTGGAATTTTCAAATACAAATTTTATGATTTCTCCTTTAGGCACTCCAGGTTTTTCGATGGAAGCCGGATCCACAGGGTAGTTTTCTGTTTGGGCTTGAGCTTTAGAAATAAGCACAAATAAGATACCTAGAAAAGTGAGCGTTCTTTTCATTTTTGTTTTTTTGGTTGAATAATGAAGGCAATATAATGATTTTTGGTTGAGGCTATGCCGTTCAGTTAAAGAAAATTTCAATCTTAAAACCTCACCCTAAATCCCTCTCCCGAAGGAGAGGGATTTTAAATTCGTTTAAAATTAACACCATTGATTTATGATGTTTGAATATTTTTAAATCTTAGAGTTTATTCTTTAAACTATTTTTCAAATGATAAAATTTAGTAAAAAACGGGTGAGGGATAGAAATGGAAAGCCCGTAGTGCGGATGGATGAGCGTGGACGGACTTGTAATGGATAGCCCGACCGCCACACCAAAGCGTGGTGGTCACCCCCAAAATGAAAAAAGTTTTGTGAAGGATGCTTTCTGAAGTATTTTTGTAAAAAATGATTTTTTGAATGAAAAATAACGAGAAGTTTTTATACCAATATCTTAACAACGCCTCTCCTACCGGCTTTGAAGTTACCGGCCAGCAGATTTGGCTAGATTATTTGAAACCATACATTGATGAGCAAATTGTGGATGTTTATGGTACTGCTGTGGGTGTAATCAATCCCGGAAAGCCCTACAGTGTGGCAATTGAGGCTCATTCCGACGAAATCAGTTGGTTTGTAAATTATATTACTGACAATGGCTATATCTATGTGAGAAGAAATGGAGGCTCTGACCATCAGATAGCCCCATCGATGCGGGTGAATCTTCATACGCGTAAAGACGGCGTAGTGAAAGGGATTTTTGGCTGGCCGGCCATTCATGTGCGTGATGCTGCCAAAGAAGAAACGCCCAGTCTTAAGAATATTTTTATTGACGTGGGTGCTAGCTCTAAAGCCGAGGTGGAAGAAATGGGCATTCATGTGGGAACAGTGGCCACTTTTGAGGATGGATTGATGGAACTCAATAAGAAGTTTTATGTAGGCCGTGCCCTGGACAACCGCATTGGTGGTTACATAATCGCCGAAGTTGCACGCAAGTTGAAAGAAAACAAAAAGGAATTGCCTTTTACACTCTATATAGTGAATGCAGTACAAGAGGAAATTGGTCTGCGTGGTTCGGAAATGATTTCTAGAAGATTGAAACCGGATGTGGCGGTTGTGATTGATGTAACTCATGACACACAGTCGCCCATGTATGACAAAAAACGGGACGGAGATATAGCTTGTGGTAAAGGCCCAACACTTTCATATGGCCCGGCAGTTCAGAATAATCTGTTAAATATGTTGATTGATTTGGCAGAAGAAAAGAAAATTCCATTCCAACGTGCAGCAGTTAGCCGATCTACCGGAACTGACACTGATAGTTTTGCATATTCGGCAGAAGGGGTGGCCTCTGCATTGATTTCCTTGCCTCAAAAATATATGCACACTACAGTAGAAATGGTACACAAAGACGACGTACAGGCTTGTATAGATTTGTATTATGAGTTTTTGTTAAGTCTCGAAGCAGGTACTGATTTTAGATATATAAAATAAAAAGGATATAAAAATTTGACATGGGGAATCCTCGTGGCATTTTTTTTTACATGAAAAATAGGATTGAAGAAATTTCAGAAAAATACTTAGTAGGTAAAAGTCTGGAAATGAACCTGATGGAAAATAAAACTTTTGAACTATGGAGGAGTTTTATGCCTCACAGAAATCAAATAAATGGGTTGAAATCAGACCTATTATATTCTGTTCAGGTTTTTCCGGTTGATTATTACCAAAATTTTAGCCCCGCGACAAACTTTGTAAAATGGGCAGCAATGGAAGTAAACGAGGCTAGTGAAAATTTTCCCGAAGGAATGGAAATGCTGGTGGTCCCTCCAGGCAAATACGTTGTTTTTGAATATAAGGGACTTAGCAATAATCCGGAAGTATTTCAGTATATTTTTGGTGATTGGCTTCCCAAATCAGGTTTTCAGCTAGATAACAGGCCACATTTTGAAGTTTTGGGAGAAAAATATAAAAATAATGACCCGGATTCTGAGGAAGAGATTTGGATTCCAATTTTTTAAAAATGAAAAAAAGTAGCCTGAAATTCAGACTACTTTTTTGATTGGAATCATTTTATCCTATAACAAAATCAGTGGAATTGCTCCTCTTCTGTGGAGCCTTTTAGTGCGGCTGTTGAGGTTGCTCCGGCAGTTACGACATTCTGAACGGCATCAAAATATCCTGTGCCCACAAATGCCTGGTGCTTGATGGCTTTAAATCCATGCTCTTGCAGAGCAAATTCTCTTTGTTGTAACTGAGAGAAACCTGCCATTCCCCGATCCATGTAGGCTTTGGAAAGCTCAAACATAGAAGTATTCAAAGCATGGAATCCAGCTAATGTTATGAACTGGAATTTATAGCCCATTTCTGCAATTTCTTCTCTAAAGGTTTCCATTTTACCCTCAGTCATGTATTTGGCCCAGTTAAATGAAGGTGAGCAGTTATAAGCTAACATTTTATCAGGGAATTTTTCTTTGATACCCTGGGCAAATTCACGTGCCAGTCCCAAATCAGGATTTCCGGTTTCCATCCAAATCATGTCGGCAAAAGGTGCATAACTCAATCCCCGGTCAATACCTTGCTCGAGGCCATTTTTTACATAAAAGAATCCTTCGTTGGTTCTTTCTTTCGAGATAATGAATTTATGGTCGCGAGGGTCAATATCTGAAGTAATGAGGTTAGCCGCTTCCGCATCGGTACGTGCCACCACTAAGGTTGGGGTACCCATAACATCAGCTGCCAAACGAGCGGCAATGAGCTTATTGATGGCTTCCTGAGTAGGCACCAATACTTTTCCTCCAAGGTGGCCACATTTTTTGGCTGATGAAAGCTGGTCTTCAAAATGTACACCTGAGGCACCGGCTTCAATCATTTGCTTCATCAATTCAAAAGCATTAAGATTCCCGCCAAAACCTGCCTCTGCATCCGCTATAATTGGAACTAACCAATCTTTATCCCCATCTTTATTTACAGACTGAATCTGGTCGGCTCTCAACAGGGCATTGTTGATTTTTTTAACCACAGCAGGAACCGAGTCTGCAGGATACAAACTTTGATCGGGATACATTTGTCCGGCCAAATTGGCATCAGCCGCAACTTGCCAACCTGACAAATATATGGCGGGCATCCCAGCGGCCACCTCCTGAATGGCTTGATTACCGGTCAGGGCACCCAAGCCGGCTACCCAGGGCCTG
It encodes the following:
- a CDS encoding GyrI-like domain-containing protein, with translation MKNRIEEISEKYLVGKSLEMNLMENKTFELWRSFMPHRNQINGLKSDLLYSVQVFPVDYYQNFSPATNFVKWAAMEVNEASENFPEGMEMLVVPPGKYVVFEYKGLSNNPEVFQYIFGDWLPKSGFQLDNRPHFEVLGEKYKNNDPDSEEEIWIPIF
- a CDS encoding M42 family metallopeptidase — protein: MKNNEKFLYQYLNNASPTGFEVTGQQIWLDYLKPYIDEQIVDVYGTAVGVINPGKPYSVAIEAHSDEISWFVNYITDNGYIYVRRNGGSDHQIAPSMRVNLHTRKDGVVKGIFGWPAIHVRDAAKEETPSLKNIFIDVGASSKAEVEEMGIHVGTVATFEDGLMELNKKFYVGRALDNRIGGYIIAEVARKLKENKKELPFTLYIVNAVQEEIGLRGSEMISRRLKPDVAVVIDVTHDTQSPMYDKKRDGDIACGKGPTLSYGPAVQNNLLNMLIDLAEEKKIPFQRAAVSRSTGTDTDSFAYSAEGVASALISLPQKYMHTTVEMVHKDDVQACIDLYYEFLLSLEAGTDFRYIK
- a CDS encoding SMP-30/gluconolactonase/LRE family protein codes for the protein MKRTLTFLGILFVLISKAQAQTENYPVDPASIEKPGVPKGEIIKFVFENSKIFPGTTREISVYVPAQYQSNTPACVYVNQDGVQWKAPTIFDNLISEKAMPVTIGVFITPGQVKALNPEQALNRYNRSFEYDGLGDSYARFLLEEVFPEVEKLKTKDGKIIKLSTNGNDRAIGGSSSGAVCAFTAAWERPNEFSRVFSAIGTYVGLRGADRYPTLIRKYEPKSIRVFFQDGSNDLNIYAGDWWKANETMERSLLFAGYDVKHVWGEGAHNNQHGTAVFAEAMRWLWRDYPKKITAGATKNQFLNDILIENEDWTLVGENYGFTEGTAVNAAGEVFFQDIPNSKTYKINTKGQPEIYIEDAKKASGTTFTPDGNMLTITGGWSQPPTKQVHLYDKNGKFIKAITEETPGNDITIAKNGNIYVTQPDGREKPSKILLIKSNGEQIIVDEGLKFANGLCLSPDQTQLYVTESASHWVWVYSILADGTLVNKQRLGWLHVRDQDENAWSDGLKCDRDGRIYVTTLSGIQVLDQLGRVNAIIPVPKTKGQVSNLCFGGSNFDIMYVSVQDKVYKRKVKVKGANNFDKPIKPSAPKL
- the aceA gene encoding isocitrate lyase; this encodes MKNQERINALITDWATNPRWKGIERPFTAEEVIKLRGSYDLEYSVARLGAEKLWNTLQTRPWVAGLGALTGNQAIQEVAAGMPAIYLSGWQVAADANLAGQMYPDQSLYPADSVPAVVKKINNALLRADQIQSVNKDGDKDWLVPIIADAEAGFGGNLNAFELMKQMIEAGASGVHFEDQLSSAKKCGHLGGKVLVPTQEAINKLIAARLAADVMGTPTLVVARTDAEAANLITSDIDPRDHKFIISKERTNEGFFYVKNGLEQGIDRGLSYAPFADMIWMETGNPDLGLAREFAQGIKEKFPDKMLAYNCSPSFNWAKYMTEGKMETFREEIAEMGYKFQFITLAGFHALNTSMFELSKAYMDRGMAGFSQLQQREFALQEHGFKAIKHQAFVGTGYFDAVQNVVTAGATSTAALKGSTEEEQFH